The window AAAAAGTATTATTTGGGTGGGTGGTTATCGACAAAGTCAAAATGGTAAGAGCAGGGACACAACAAAAAAAAAATTGGTACTAACAATTGTAGGAAATGCAATAAAAGAATAATTTTTTTTTGTTAGATTGAATTTTTTATTGCGTAATATATATAATAAAACAGGAGGAACAAGAGTGATTAATGATGTCGAAAGGGTCTTACTTAGTGAAGAGGAATTAGCAGGGCGTATTGCAGAGATAGGAGCACAAATTACTGCGGATTATGCAGGCAAAGAAATTCTAATGATTGGGGTATTGCGTGGGGCAGTACTATTTATGGCTGATCTAGCTAGAGCAATTAAAATACCTGTAGCAATTGATTTTATGGCTGTGTCCAGTTATGGAGCAGGTACCAGTTCTAGCGGTGTGGTACGTATCTTAAAAGATCTTGATGAGAACGTAGAAGGAAAACATGTTCTAGTAGTAGAGGATATTATTGATTCAGGGTTGACATTAAATTACTTGATGGATAACCTTAAGTCGCGTAAACCTGCTAGTATTCAAATATGTACACTTCTTAATAAGCCAGATCGCCGTAAGGTAGATGTAGATATTGCTTATAACGGTTTCACCATACCGGATTATTTTGTGATTGGGTACGGTTTAGATTATGCTGAGAAATATCGGAATTTACCCTTCATTGGTATTTTAAAACCTGAAGTTTATCAAGACTAAGTTTTATTGTTAATTATTAGGTTTGGTGGTATAATATTTT is drawn from Pelosinus sp. IPA-1 and contains these coding sequences:
- the hpt gene encoding hypoxanthine phosphoribosyltransferase; this encodes MINDVERVLLSEEELAGRIAEIGAQITADYAGKEILMIGVLRGAVLFMADLARAIKIPVAIDFMAVSSYGAGTSSSGVVRILKDLDENVEGKHVLVVEDIIDSGLTLNYLMDNLKSRKPASIQICTLLNKPDRRKVDVDIAYNGFTIPDYFVIGYGLDYAEKYRNLPFIGILKPEVYQD